A window from Leptospira meyeri encodes these proteins:
- a CDS encoding adenylate/guanylate cyclase domain-containing protein translates to MESYPLIYFVKPEGTLSDWEYFWHQIPYGAPGILTFFVGVFLSYFAFQKFRKSDVDNKIFHLNLTISFISFGSVGLVLTTRAWIQDVNTLVFWNDLLYFLVAPLAPTAFYLAYHMTGKQSKLLLYYSYLCWFASFVLYFGVLIGKGFETTVFEFTFGKYPRGSSFVRPWGILAPLGYFFLILPSFIKHYQYIRKHYHLTLFHGVNLLFLLTTMNAPSILGFKVYPGGFFLFIPMLLVAYGVFRSDFFDVNELLFQKNGMFYFLFALLSFVLIFISFGVSFGLSPDAYESAKWYPWGIPPVVSVFGAVFLSIIVAGANPSARINQLCAFALILTGFYVIQSVPLKLNISYVVQLRISQMTFVAFAFAPSIMVRLVFEAIGQKSPKWVQGIDLLCVSAAILAPSPYLFVGYFDYPWSRVHHGGPAELLVGINGAIALVLVLITFFRNKGYINFASKWIIGSFLLSAVLLLAALLPSHGFPIYPLADFQFIPAFLLGYAVLRHGALSLEGRTIQLSQRLANLGLITMAIAAILYFPMIREQYGVGESAFHLTMIVIPLVLFNYLVVYIMSRPLAEELDISYFLLDLEKQKADEEREKALIAQDKAEEAREESEKLLLNILPYKVAQELKQKGSVTPSRFENVTVLFTDFKGFTKVAEGMDEQSLIEELDACFTQFDEIILRNNLEKLKTIGDSYMCAGGLPVETRTSAIDACLAALEIQSFMNQLKEIKSTLGLPFWELRLGIHTGPVVAGVVGRFKFAYDIWGDTVNTASRMESGGETGKINVSQETYELVKYFFVTEYRGKIHGKNKGDLDMYFVHRLRPRYSQDPDGKAPNQYFREVYSRITHGANIRWKKES, encoded by the coding sequence ATGGAATCATACCCTCTCATCTATTTTGTAAAACCGGAAGGGACTCTCTCAGATTGGGAATATTTTTGGCATCAGATTCCTTACGGAGCACCTGGGATCCTTACATTTTTTGTAGGAGTATTCTTAAGTTATTTTGCCTTTCAAAAATTTCGTAAATCAGACGTTGATAATAAGATTTTCCATCTGAACCTTACGATTTCATTTATTAGTTTTGGATCGGTGGGATTAGTTCTTACAACGAGGGCCTGGATTCAGGATGTAAATACATTAGTATTTTGGAATGACCTACTTTACTTTTTGGTCGCACCATTAGCTCCAACTGCTTTTTATTTGGCCTACCATATGACAGGTAAACAAAGTAAACTGTTGTTATATTATTCTTATCTTTGTTGGTTCGCTAGTTTTGTATTGTACTTTGGAGTTTTGATTGGGAAAGGGTTTGAAACCACAGTATTCGAATTTACTTTTGGTAAGTATCCGAGAGGAAGTTCTTTTGTTCGACCTTGGGGAATTTTGGCTCCACTCGGATATTTCTTTTTAATTTTACCTTCCTTTATCAAACATTATCAATACATTCGCAAACATTACCATCTAACACTATTCCATGGAGTAAATTTACTTTTTTTACTCACAACAATGAATGCACCCAGTATCCTTGGGTTCAAAGTATATCCAGGTGGTTTCTTTTTATTCATTCCTATGTTGCTTGTAGCCTATGGAGTGTTTCGTTCTGATTTTTTTGATGTGAACGAATTGCTTTTCCAAAAGAACGGTATGTTCTACTTTTTATTTGCGCTTTTATCTTTTGTTTTGATTTTTATTTCTTTTGGTGTTTCGTTTGGACTTTCTCCTGATGCTTACGAATCAGCAAAATGGTACCCTTGGGGGATCCCTCCCGTAGTATCCGTATTTGGTGCTGTTTTTCTTTCGATTATAGTTGCGGGAGCCAATCCATCAGCGAGGATCAATCAACTCTGTGCCTTTGCCCTTATCCTCACAGGATTTTATGTCATCCAATCTGTCCCGCTAAAATTAAACATATCCTATGTTGTACAACTACGGATTTCGCAAATGACCTTTGTGGCCTTTGCATTTGCACCAAGCATTATGGTACGTTTGGTATTTGAAGCCATTGGCCAAAAATCTCCAAAATGGGTGCAAGGAATTGATTTACTCTGTGTAAGCGCAGCCATCCTTGCTCCTTCGCCTTATTTATTCGTAGGATATTTTGATTACCCTTGGTCAAGAGTTCACCATGGCGGACCAGCGGAACTCCTTGTTGGAATAAACGGTGCCATTGCACTAGTTTTAGTTTTAATTACTTTTTTTAGAAACAAAGGTTATATTAACTTTGCATCCAAATGGATCATTGGATCTTTTTTATTATCCGCTGTTTTATTGTTAGCTGCTCTTTTGCCAAGTCATGGGTTCCCAATTTATCCATTAGCGGATTTCCAATTTATTCCTGCATTTTTACTAGGTTATGCGGTCTTAAGGCATGGTGCCTTGTCTTTAGAAGGAAGGACAATCCAACTGAGCCAAAGGCTCGCCAACTTAGGCCTCATTACAATGGCCATTGCAGCGATTTTATATTTTCCGATGATCCGTGAACAATACGGAGTGGGGGAATCGGCATTTCATTTAACTATGATTGTGATTCCTCTGGTTTTGTTTAATTACTTGGTTGTATACATCATGTCTCGCCCTTTGGCAGAAGAGTTAGATATCAGCTATTTTTTGTTGGATTTGGAAAAACAAAAAGCAGATGAAGAAAGGGAAAAAGCTCTGATTGCCCAGGACAAAGCGGAAGAGGCGAGGGAAGAATCAGAAAAGTTATTACTTAATATTTTGCCATATAAAGTCGCTCAAGAGTTGAAACAAAAGGGAAGTGTCACTCCTTCTCGGTTTGAAAACGTTACTGTTCTGTTCACAGACTTCAAAGGTTTTACTAAAGTTGCCGAAGGGATGGATGAACAAAGTTTGATTGAAGAACTTGATGCATGTTTCACTCAGTTCGATGAAATCATTCTCAGAAATAATTTGGAAAAATTAAAAACCATCGGTGATAGTTATATGTGTGCTGGTGGACTTCCTGTGGAAACTCGAACCAGTGCCATTGACGCTTGTTTGGCGGCATTAGAAATTCAGAGTTTTATGAACCAATTAAAAGAAATCAAATCCACCCTAGGATTACCTTTTTGGGAATTAAGATTGGGAATTCATACAGGTCCTGTGGTGGCGGGAGTTGTCGGACGATTTAAGTTTGCTTATGACATTTGGGGCGATACAGTCAATACTGCTTCAAGAATGGAGTCTGGTGGCGAAACCGGAAAAATCAATGTTTCCCAAGAAACCTATGAACTTGTGAAGTATTTTTTTGTTACTGAATACCGAGGAAAAATTCACGGGAAAAATAAAGGGGATTTGGATATGTATTTTGTCCATCGACTAAGACCTCGTTATTCGCAAGATCCGGACGGGAAGGCACCAAACCAATATTTCCGGGAAGTTTATTCCCGGATCACGCATGGTGCCAACATTCGTTGGAAAAAAGAATCTTAA
- a CDS encoding alpha/beta fold hydrolase, protein MVDLNFPKKNATEWLAAGKFFEYKKFQIFFIQEGRGQNLILLHGFPTSSWDYSKIFNGLSRYFNTIAIDFLGFGYSSKPKKHTYTLIEQTDIIENFIEKNALKRVKFVFHDYAVSVGQEILARHLERSDRKYEIDGAVFMNGGLFPHLHRPTFKQKLLATPILGAILSRFYDEKKFGIAFAQVFGKNTKPSEKEISVLWKLITYPNKVLIPHKLLKYIKERRIHGERWKNALLQTEVPLLFINGGEDPVSGRHLADEIEKLPIKNKKLIRWETIGHYPQWENPEESFKEIYEFLK, encoded by the coding sequence ATGGTTGATCTAAACTTTCCAAAAAAGAACGCTACTGAATGGTTAGCTGCTGGTAAATTTTTCGAATATAAGAAGTTTCAAATCTTTTTTATCCAAGAAGGAAGAGGACAAAACTTAATTTTACTTCATGGATTCCCTACTTCTTCATGGGACTATTCCAAAATTTTTAATGGACTTTCACGTTACTTCAATACAATCGCAATTGATTTTTTAGGCTTTGGATATTCATCCAAACCAAAAAAACATACATACACACTCATCGAACAAACAGATATCATCGAAAACTTTATTGAAAAGAATGCTTTAAAAAGAGTGAAATTTGTTTTTCATGATTATGCGGTAAGTGTGGGGCAAGAAATTTTAGCCAGACATTTAGAAAGAAGTGATCGTAAGTATGAAATCGATGGAGCCGTTTTTATGAATGGAGGACTTTTTCCTCACCTCCACAGACCCACATTCAAACAAAAACTTCTCGCCACACCAATCTTAGGTGCTATTTTATCAAGGTTTTATGATGAAAAAAAATTTGGAATAGCATTTGCACAAGTATTTGGAAAAAATACAAAGCCTAGCGAAAAAGAAATCTCTGTTCTTTGGAAACTCATTACTTACCCTAATAAAGTTTTGATCCCACATAAACTTCTGAAATACATCAAAGAAAGAAGGATCCACGGCGAAAGATGGAAAAATGCCCTCCTCCAAACAGAAGTTCCACTCCTTTTTATCAATGGAGGAGAAGACCCGGTGAGTGGCCGTCACCTAGCTGACGAAATTGAAAAACTTCCGATCAAAAACAAAAAACTCATTCGTTGGGAAACCATTGGCCATTACCCACAATGGGAAAACCCAGAAGAAAGTTTTAAAGAAATTTATGAATTTTTAAAATAG
- a CDS encoding CdaR family protein, translating to MIVKLLGKIVRNWKAKLVSLIIASIFYVNLQNSKVLIKTINVPVDYPKLSGNLNYSKNPEKTIPIRVEGLKDVVNYYSQFMKAVIDPEDVQLGVTEVPIKKIVGVPSGVKVTKLKKTVPVEIESRGLKIVPLEVVFEGAPPANFEKLTQIVSPQKITLSGKPQDLEKITKVLLPEISLIDKKEPFAKTVRIPDLPKGVNVLGSRDVTVNVNIIPLSYKTGEQTAAGIPIVCSGQDIRLDAELSEEQVAIRYFSLKPIRSAQILTGITAQVPCNYIFDPIKNKIIPELQPQVAKVRIIKNKDLKGIEILQISPEKIEIRYKVKEQQNPDSDPTDDGTGMEGPGSVPSDRS from the coding sequence ATGATCGTAAAACTTCTTGGAAAAATAGTTCGAAATTGGAAGGCAAAACTTGTTTCGCTGATCATCGCCAGTATCTTTTATGTGAATCTTCAAAACTCTAAAGTATTAATTAAAACAATTAATGTTCCTGTCGACTATCCAAAGTTATCTGGTAATTTAAACTATTCTAAAAATCCTGAAAAAACGATTCCTATTCGAGTGGAAGGTTTGAAGGATGTAGTCAATTATTATTCCCAATTTATGAAAGCTGTGATTGATCCAGAAGATGTTCAATTGGGTGTAACAGAAGTGCCAATTAAAAAAATTGTGGGTGTCCCAAGTGGCGTAAAAGTCACCAAACTAAAAAAAACAGTCCCAGTTGAAATTGAATCCCGAGGATTAAAAATCGTTCCTCTGGAAGTAGTGTTTGAAGGTGCACCACCAGCTAACTTTGAAAAGCTAACTCAGATTGTAAGTCCTCAAAAAATTACACTCAGCGGGAAACCGCAAGATTTGGAAAAAATCACAAAGGTGCTGTTACCTGAAATTTCACTTATAGATAAAAAAGAACCATTTGCAAAAACGGTAAGGATTCCAGATCTCCCAAAGGGTGTGAATGTCCTTGGATCAAGGGACGTCACTGTAAATGTCAATATTATTCCTTTGTCGTATAAAACAGGGGAACAAACGGCCGCAGGAATTCCTATCGTTTGCTCTGGGCAAGATATTCGATTGGATGCAGAACTTTCAGAAGAACAAGTTGCGATTCGGTATTTTTCTTTAAAACCAATTCGATCTGCCCAAATTCTTACAGGGATTACAGCTCAAGTTCCTTGTAATTATATCTTTGATCCTATTAAAAATAAAATCATCCCCGAATTACAGCCGCAAGTTGCTAAAGTTAGGATCATCAAAAACAAAGATTTAAAAGGGATTGAGATTTTACAAATTAGTCCTGAAAAAATCGAAATTCGTTATAAGGTGAAAGAACAACAAAATCCAGATTCCGATCCTACTGATGACGGTACTGGAATGGAAGGCCCCGGTTCTGTTCCTTCAGATAGATCTTAG
- the cdaA gene encoding diadenylate cyclase CdaA, with translation MDFFRGLYIIPWSKNYISISLDVLIVAFLIYKTYTTLRRTRGIQLLLGVGIIWISGSLAEYLGFELLEWILTNIRPALVFAIIVLLQPELRRLTGDLARIRLLRLFFLKPTFDLDPIVEAVRVMSQEKTGSIIVLVKDISLKDISENAVAMDAQVTSEILQTIFFKNSPLHDGAVIIEQNRIVCAASYLPMSSSVEIATLGARHRSALGLSEETDAIIIVTSEETGDITICFEGEMLHPVKPLELKALVSGLMSGTRRSKDDSLRKPKEKDSGVSI, from the coding sequence TTGGATTTTTTTCGAGGATTATACATCATTCCATGGAGTAAAAATTATATCTCCATATCTTTAGATGTTCTAATCGTCGCATTTTTAATTTATAAAACATATACAACCTTACGCAGAACTCGTGGGATCCAGTTGTTACTTGGTGTGGGAATCATTTGGATTTCAGGAAGTCTTGCCGAATACTTAGGGTTTGAACTTTTGGAATGGATTCTCACGAACATTCGTCCTGCCTTAGTATTTGCGATCATAGTCCTGTTACAGCCGGAACTTCGTCGTTTGACCGGCGATTTAGCGAGGATCCGACTTCTCCGCTTGTTTTTTCTCAAACCAACCTTTGATTTAGATCCGATTGTGGAAGCAGTTCGGGTCATGTCTCAAGAGAAAACCGGATCCATCATTGTACTTGTGAAAGACATTAGTTTAAAAGATATTTCTGAAAATGCGGTGGCCATGGATGCACAAGTCACGTCGGAAATATTACAAACTATTTTCTTTAAGAATTCTCCCCTACATGATGGTGCTGTCATTATCGAACAAAATCGTATTGTTTGCGCCGCTTCTTATTTGCCAATGAGTAGTTCAGTAGAAATCGCCACACTGGGAGCAAGGCATCGTTCCGCTTTAGGACTTTCAGAGGAAACAGATGCCATCATTATCGTTACGTCAGAGGAAACAGGAGACATTACCATTTGTTTTGAAGGGGAAATGTTGCACCCAGTTAAACCTCTAGAACTCAAAGCACTGGTGAGTGGGCTTATGAGTGGAACTCGAAGATCGAAAGACGATTCTCTTCGAAAACCGAAAGAGAAAGATAGCGGTGTGAGTATATGA
- the dapB gene encoding 4-hydroxy-tetrahydrodipicolinate reductase translates to MSKIKVGVIGAGGRMGKAIIQVLSLSKKSELSAAVVREGAVYAGFDSGNHAGIKETGILLSTDLQKACESSDVLIDFSTHTGFETILNAVLANKKPLVIGTTGLTDSDKALIQSAATSIPIVFSPNMSVGVNLLFKLTEIAAKVLDEDFDVEVLDIHHRHKKDAPSGTAMYLKEVLLNATKRSEENVIYGRHGMYSERDQKEIAMHTMRAGEVVGEHTVYFLSSEERIEITHKAQDRKTFATGAVKAAEFLHGKSKGLYNMFDVLGI, encoded by the coding sequence TTGTCTAAAATCAAAGTTGGTGTCATCGGTGCCGGTGGGAGGATGGGAAAGGCCATCATCCAAGTCCTTTCTCTTTCCAAAAAATCAGAGTTAAGCGCTGCGGTTGTGAGAGAAGGGGCCGTGTATGCAGGATTTGATTCTGGAAACCATGCCGGTATCAAAGAAACGGGAATTTTACTTTCCACCGATTTACAAAAAGCATGTGAGTCGTCGGATGTCCTCATTGATTTTAGTACGCACACCGGGTTTGAAACCATTTTAAATGCTGTATTAGCCAATAAAAAACCTTTGGTGATCGGAACTACTGGACTTACTGATTCCGATAAAGCTCTCATTCAATCGGCTGCAACCTCGATTCCCATTGTGTTTTCACCAAATATGTCAGTGGGTGTGAATCTTTTATTTAAACTCACTGAGATCGCTGCGAAAGTGTTAGATGAAGATTTTGATGTAGAAGTTTTGGATATCCATCACCGTCATAAAAAAGATGCTCCCTCTGGAACGGCCATGTATCTGAAAGAAGTGCTATTGAATGCTACAAAACGTTCGGAAGAAAATGTAATTTATGGTCGTCATGGAATGTACTCAGAGAGAGACCAAAAAGAAATCGCCATGCATACAATGCGTGCCGGTGAAGTGGTAGGCGAACACACCGTATATTTTTTGAGTTCAGAAGAGCGAATTGAAATCACCCATAAGGCACAAGACCGTAAAACATTTGCTACTGGTGCGGTAAAAGCTGCGGAATTTTTACACGGAAAATCAAAAGGCCTTTATAATATGTTTGATGTTTTAGGAATATAA
- the dapA gene encoding 4-hydroxy-tetrahydrodipicolinate synthase: MFQGVYTAVITPFRQGKIDYDSYFKILENQIRSGVAGVVPCGTTGESPTLSYEEHKELIQKTVKVVAGKIQVIAGTGSNSTKEAIELTESACADGVDGILTVNPYYNKPTQEGMFRHFTEIANVSSKPVMLYNIPGRTNVNLLPETVARLSTHPKIAAIKEATGDLGQMAKVIAATPPDFDLLSGDDNLTLPVLSIGGKGVVSVVSNLFPRACVDMVSLYLRGDLEASKKIYYKLLPVFINAFIETNPIPIKAAMSWFGYCENELRLPMTSLSEGSAADAFKKTVFQLKEEGIV, encoded by the coding sequence ATGTTTCAGGGCGTTTATACAGCGGTCATCACCCCCTTCCGCCAGGGGAAAATCGATTATGATAGTTATTTTAAAATCCTAGAAAACCAGATTCGGTCAGGCGTGGCTGGTGTGGTTCCTTGTGGGACAACGGGGGAATCTCCCACACTTTCTTATGAAGAACATAAGGAACTCATTCAAAAGACAGTCAAAGTTGTGGCTGGGAAAATCCAAGTCATCGCAGGGACGGGTTCCAATTCTACTAAAGAAGCGATTGAGCTTACGGAGTCTGCCTGCGCAGACGGAGTGGACGGAATCCTTACGGTAAACCCATACTACAATAAACCCACACAAGAGGGAATGTTTCGTCATTTTACAGAAATTGCCAATGTATCCTCCAAACCAGTGATGTTGTACAATATCCCTGGACGAACGAATGTAAATTTACTACCCGAAACGGTAGCAAGACTTTCAACCCATCCAAAAATTGCAGCCATCAAAGAAGCAACTGGCGATTTAGGACAGATGGCCAAGGTCATTGCTGCAACACCACCTGACTTTGATTTGTTGTCTGGTGATGACAACCTAACGCTTCCCGTTTTATCCATCGGAGGGAAGGGGGTTGTTTCCGTAGTCTCTAATCTTTTTCCACGCGCCTGCGTGGATATGGTGTCTCTCTACTTACGAGGAGACTTAGAAGCATCCAAAAAGATTTATTACAAACTTCTTCCTGTGTTCATTAATGCCTTTATTGAAACCAATCCTATCCCCATCAAAGCAGCAATGAGTTGGTTTGGATATTGCGAAAATGAACTTCGTCTTCCGATGACTTCTTTATCTGAAGGATCAGCAGCCGATGCGTTTAAAAAAACTGTATTCCAATTAAAAGAGGAAGGCATTGTCTAA
- a CDS encoding MraY family glycosyltransferase → MVTFLPLTIAILAIISLILHTFYVYSRFGVKDVPNERSLHDVVTKKSGGMFFIPLFLLTSLFLVFYPEDGFLLSPKENFSQTFDIYLLLAGVFIFCILGFVDDLYHLSPKLRLFLELSVVAVFLIWTNPEVTYFGMITIPKPVQVIILTIFLVFAVNLVNFMDGMDWYLVTTLSLSFFSLVTIAPQFFGIGNSGYHFYTILFVSMFGFIFYNFPRAKLFMGDSGSLALGFFVMTLPLFVGKWGNSNSSVWDASHYFYLFPYFWLDGVFILTKRFFQKKHLFSAHREHLYQRITETKLGKIGSLCIFSILNFTVVCIHFVLKTYLVPNIMILLVVFLYSVASYGILWFFVPRKNLA, encoded by the coding sequence ATGGTCACTTTTTTACCGCTTACGATTGCCATTCTTGCGATTATTAGCCTGATTTTGCATACATTCTATGTTTATTCCCGCTTTGGAGTCAAAGATGTGCCAAACGAACGTAGCCTCCACGACGTGGTCACAAAAAAATCGGGAGGGATGTTTTTCATCCCACTTTTCCTTCTCACATCCCTGTTTCTCGTTTTTTACCCCGAAGATGGGTTTTTACTTTCTCCCAAAGAGAACTTCTCGCAAACATTTGACATCTACCTTTTGTTAGCTGGAGTATTCATATTTTGTATTTTAGGATTTGTTGATGATTTGTATCATCTCAGTCCCAAACTTCGTTTGTTCCTGGAACTAAGCGTGGTGGCCGTGTTTTTAATTTGGACAAACCCAGAGGTCACTTATTTTGGAATGATTACGATTCCCAAACCAGTGCAAGTAATCATTCTTACCATCTTCCTTGTGTTTGCAGTAAACCTTGTAAACTTTATGGATGGAATGGACTGGTATTTAGTCACGACTCTCTCCTTGTCCTTCTTCTCTTTGGTGACAATAGCTCCTCAGTTTTTTGGAATCGGGAATTCTGGTTATCATTTTTATACAATTTTGTTTGTTTCTATGTTTGGATTTATCTTTTATAATTTTCCAAGAGCCAAACTATTTATGGGAGATAGTGGGTCATTAGCCTTAGGCTTTTTTGTGATGACCTTACCTTTGTTTGTTGGGAAATGGGGGAATTCAAATTCATCAGTATGGGATGCCTCTCATTATTTTTATCTTTTTCCATACTTTTGGTTGGATGGAGTTTTTATTCTAACCAAACGATTTTTCCAAAAGAAACATTTATTTTCTGCTCATAGAGAACATCTTTATCAAAGAATCACAGAAACTAAGTTAGGAAAAATTGGATCTCTCTGCATTTTTTCCATTTTAAATTTCACCGTTGTTTGTATCCATTTTGTCTTAAAAACCTATCTGGTTCCAAACATCATGATCCTCCTGGTCGTTTTTCTATATTCTGTAGCAAGTTATGGAATCCTTTGGTTTTTTGTACCTAGAAAAAACCTTGCATAA
- a CDS encoding DUF368 domain-containing protein, producing the protein MPLSKKEILFCLLNGFLIGIANLIPGVSGGTFALILGLYDRLITAITSLNLDTIKTSLALVFGFWKEDVRKRFAEEMKRIDFWFLVFLGIGLLLSVISGAKLIQFLLQNHPQATLALFIGLIIPSLAVPYKLIEKHSFFVWLFLIPGILLTIVPSFFMGDTTGSENPLIAFLTGAIAISAMILPGISGSYIMLVLGEYQIVIGKLSTILEPSSIVFLGAFAIGCLLGLLIFTHFVKWLFVKYKSHTMTFLLGLILGSFFILWPFKDYANGQTIVGRSGEVKRDIQIATAKNVLPKDFAETQIPLAALVLGLVLGFGLNRLESLQEKK; encoded by the coding sequence ATGCCTCTATCGAAAAAAGAAATTTTATTCTGCCTTCTCAATGGCTTTCTCATCGGGATTGCCAACCTAATTCCCGGTGTTTCAGGAGGGACTTTTGCACTCATCCTTGGGCTTTATGATAGGTTGATCACAGCCATCACATCTCTAAACTTAGATACCATCAAAACATCGTTAGCTTTGGTATTTGGGTTTTGGAAAGAAGATGTACGAAAACGTTTCGCCGAAGAAATGAAACGGATTGATTTTTGGTTCCTCGTGTTTTTGGGAATTGGTTTATTGTTATCAGTTATCTCTGGAGCAAAACTCATCCAGTTTTTACTTCAAAACCACCCCCAAGCTACACTTGCACTTTTCATTGGACTCATCATCCCCTCACTTGCAGTTCCATACAAACTGATTGAAAAACATAGTTTCTTTGTTTGGTTATTCCTCATCCCCGGAATCCTTCTCACCATCGTCCCAAGTTTTTTTATGGGCGATACGACTGGTTCTGAAAATCCGCTGATTGCTTTTCTGACTGGAGCGATTGCCATTTCTGCGATGATTTTACCAGGTATCTCCGGTTCTTACATCATGCTCGTACTCGGTGAATACCAAATTGTAATTGGGAAACTTTCTACAATCCTCGAACCAAGTTCTATTGTTTTCCTCGGAGCTTTTGCAATTGGATGTTTACTGGGTCTTCTAATTTTTACTCACTTTGTAAAATGGTTATTTGTAAAATATAAGTCACACACAATGACTTTCCTACTTGGTCTGATCCTTGGATCTTTCTTTATCCTTTGGCCTTTCAAAGATTATGCAAATGGTCAGACTATTGTAGGTAGATCGGGCGAAGTAAAACGAGACATTCAAATTGCAACAGCAAAGAATGTTTTGCCAAAAGACTTTGCTGAAACTCAGATTCCACTCGCAGCCCTTGTTCTTGGACTTGTGCTTGGGTTTGGTCTCAACCGATTGGAATCTTTACAAGAGAAGAAATAG
- a CDS encoding aromatic amino acid ammonia-lyase: protein MNLSLLESLSHSGSFPHLSNVRLLLAEERKQLESILKSSEYKLIYGIHTGFGPHAFRSNEDMEKIQKSLIYHLTVEPVFSLEGIPFSNLTHKEARAVLAARIHCLSLGGSGIRFETLELLNTLLEMDCIPVLPERGSLSASGDLIPLSYIPLALLGESGFTGRGKDLGPSRWNGGVTQIPGFPWTPQAKEAISLTNGTSFTTALLGLQVLEFRNILSFSLELLQYLFSFHSVFSDAFHPAYHNHKQFDGPKEIVRILYPIVSKNSKEKQEGNRIQDIYSIRCIPQILGSLLDEVISVAKIVEQELNSLSDNPVLIKSENSEVRFAEGGGFYAAQVSFAADRLQNVMAVWFTWVDRFLNYLYEPKENGEFPLMLSEKPGTFAGLSGLGLMSTHLTAEVRRDSMPGSVQSLSTNGNNQDIVPMGAISVLRNRRTVASGYRLLSILAFSVYQSSRFAKKKDLVPRKDLFIGIETMAEDRSLDFDIQTLEERFRNSISSLVKIPIG, encoded by the coding sequence TTGAATTTATCTTTACTCGAATCTTTATCCCATTCTGGGTCGTTTCCCCATTTATCGAATGTTCGTCTTTTGTTAGCAGAGGAAAGAAAACAATTAGAATCAATTCTTAAGTCATCAGAATATAAATTGATTTATGGAATCCATACAGGATTTGGTCCTCACGCCTTCCGATCCAACGAAGATATGGAAAAAATCCAAAAGTCTTTGATTTATCATTTAACAGTTGAACCTGTTTTTTCTCTAGAAGGAATTCCATTCTCAAATTTAACTCATAAAGAAGCAAGAGCTGTCCTTGCGGCAAGGATTCATTGTTTATCACTTGGTGGATCAGGGATTCGTTTTGAAACATTAGAACTATTGAATACACTGTTGGAAATGGATTGTATTCCTGTTTTACCGGAAAGGGGTTCTCTTTCAGCCTCTGGAGATTTGATCCCTTTAAGTTATATTCCATTGGCTTTACTTGGTGAGTCTGGGTTTACTGGCAGAGGTAAAGACTTAGGGCCAAGTCGTTGGAATGGTGGGGTTACTCAAATTCCTGGTTTCCCTTGGACACCCCAGGCAAAAGAAGCAATCTCTCTTACTAACGGAACTAGTTTTACAACTGCTCTCCTTGGGCTACAAGTCCTTGAATTTCGAAACATTCTGTCTTTTTCCTTAGAACTTTTGCAGTATCTTTTTAGTTTTCATTCTGTATTCTCTGACGCCTTCCATCCGGCCTATCATAACCACAAACAATTTGATGGACCAAAAGAAATTGTTCGTATTCTTTATCCGATTGTTTCCAAGAACTCCAAAGAGAAACAAGAGGGAAATAGAATCCAAGATATATATTCCATTCGATGTATCCCGCAAATTCTAGGTTCTCTTCTAGATGAAGTCATTTCTGTTGCAAAAATCGTAGAACAAGAGTTAAATTCTCTTTCGGATAATCCAGTTTTGATTAAATCAGAGAATTCTGAAGTTCGCTTTGCAGAAGGCGGAGGGTTTTATGCAGCCCAAGTCAGTTTTGCTGCAGATCGATTGCAGAATGTGATGGCAGTTTGGTTTACTTGGGTGGATCGTTTTTTGAATTATCTATATGAACCAAAAGAAAATGGTGAATTCCCTTTGATGTTATCTGAAAAACCGGGGACATTTGCAGGTCTTTCTGGATTAGGTCTTATGTCGACTCATCTTACAGCTGAAGTGAGGAGAGATAGTATGCCTGGGTCAGTACAATCTCTTTCTACTAATGGTAATAACCAAGACATTGTTCCGATGGGCGCTATATCAGTTTTAAGGAATCGCAGAACAGTTGCTAGCGGTTATAGGTTGTTGTCCATTTTAGCATTTTCCGTTTACCAGTCTTCCAGGTTTGCCAAAAAAAAGGATTTGGTTCCAAGAAAAGATTTGTTTATCGGCATTGAAACAATGGCAGAAGATAGAAGTCTGGATTTTGATATCCAGACTCTAGAGGAGAGATTCAGAAATTCTATTTCTTCTCTTGTAAAGATTCCAATCGGTTGA